Proteins from a genomic interval of Lolium perenne isolate Kyuss_39 chromosome 1, Kyuss_2.0, whole genome shotgun sequence:
- the LOC127309969 gene encoding nucleoside diphosphate kinase 1 encodes MAEQTFIMIKPDGVQRGLIGEIISRFEKKGFYLKGLKLQNVEKSFAEQHYADLSSKPFFGGLVEYIVSGPVVAMVWEGKSVVATGRKIIGATNPLASEPGTIRGDFAVDIGRNVIHGSDSVENARKEIALWFPEGLAGWTSSQHNWIYEA; translated from the exons ATGGCGGAGCAGACCTTCATCATGATCAAGCCCGATGGCGTCCAGAGGGGCCTC ATCGGCGAGATCATCAGCCGCTTCGAGAAGAAGGGCTTCTACCTCAAGG GCCTTAAGCTCCAGAACGTGGAGAAGTCGTTCGCTGAGCAGCACTACGCCGATCTGTCCTCCAAGCCCTTCTTCGGCGGGCTTGTGGAGTACATCGTCTCCGGCCCCGTCGTCGCCATGGTCTGGGAGGGCAAGAGCGTCGTCGCCACTGGACGCAAGATCATTGGCGCCACCAACCCCCTGGCCTCTGAGCCTGGCACCATCCGTGGTGACTTCGCCGTTGACATCGGCAG GAACGTCATCCATGGAAGCGACTCAGTTGAGAATGCCAGGAAGGAGATTGCCCTGTGGTTCCCTGAGGGTCTCGCTGGGTGGACCAGCAGCCAGCACAACTGGATCTACGAGGCCTAG
- the LOC127309979 gene encoding uncharacterized protein, with protein MVSGTPDSKSGNRIGESRQPSSPSKQSPAARSMTAGGAGAVRRAVDRACAGARVARRALTRFAPRPSAFGAAADAEAAAVRGVRNARTFRYHYAALQWALLLASLAAAGHRASVLFLMAASKVLIVCVGFLGAFPRLALLRRLVAAAFVALVLADIVAAGAVANLMAALAVGVPVIVLHASFRVRDDLEGPSPDNGEEEEAAVVEKKEDGDVEAGPTRRSTAVTPRSPK; from the coding sequence ATGGTGTCCGGCACTCCAGATTCCAAATCCGGCAACCGGATCGGCGAATCGAGGCAGCCATCTTCGCCCAGCAAGCAGTCTCCGGCGGCGAGATCGATGACTGCCGGCGGCGCGGGCGCGGTCAGGCGGGCGGTGGACAGGGCGTGCGCGGGCGCGAGGGTGGCTCGGCGCGCGCTGACCCGGTTCGCGCCGCGGCCGTCGGCGTTCGGCGCGGCGGCGGACGCGGAGGCCGCGGCGGTGCGCGGGGTCCGCAACGCGCGCACTTTCCGGTACCACTACGCGGCGCTGCAGTGGGCGCTCCTCCTGGCGTCGCTGGCCGCGGCGGGGCACCGGGCGTCGGTGCTCTTCCTCATGGCGGCCTCCAAGGTCCTGATCGTCTGCGTGGGCTTCCTCGGGGCGTTCCCGCGCTTGGCGCTCCTCCGCCGGCTCGTCGCCGCGGCGTTTGTCGCGCTCGTGCTCGCCGACATCGTCGCGGCCGGCGCCGTCGCCAACCTGATGGCCGCGCTGGCCGTGGGCGTCCCGGTCATCGTGCTCCACGCCTCCTTCCGCGTGCGCGACGACCTCGAGGGGCCCTCTCCGGATaacggggaggaggaggaggcggcggtcgTGGAGAAGAAGGAGGACGGCGACGTCGAGGCTGGCCCTACGCGGCGTTCCACGGCGGTGACCCCGAGATCGCCAAAGTGA